The following proteins are co-located in the Chitinispirillum alkaliphilum genome:
- a CDS encoding Arginyl-tRNA synthetase, which yields MKTEIIRALAKSLEEAIPETDIERLIEIPPSEEMGDYAFPCFSLARVMKKNPAMISTELGEKVAKTLDGVEVKSVSGYLNFFIDKKKLVSSVMDSARKDDFGKPGTKEKIVIEFSSPNTNKPLHLGHLRNMSIGNSVSRILDFCGNDIVRTSINNDRGVHICKSMLAYQRLGKGETPQKIGKKPDHFVGDYYVAFNKESSKEPSWSEDAQEMLRNWENGDPEIVDLWKKMNTWAFDGFKETYQRFGIEFDTEYYESDIYKNGKEIVMEGLNKGLFSRRDDNAIYADLSEYNLGEKVLLRPDGTSVYIVQDLYLALLKDEQFNYDKSIYVVGNEQDHHFSVLKAIFKKLGFSIAEKIIHLSYGMVELPEGKMKSREGTVVDADDLITETQELARNELVKRYELSESELSDRSLKIALAAIKYQLLKVDITKNMVFDPKKAISFEGDTGPYLLYSYARSSSILRKKSAPQGFEIGQPEPSEIKLAKKISLFPTAVAYAAQKMSPTVIAGFAFELAQSFNEFYHNCQVINSESEAFRLNLVSLFRSTLSKSLDMLGIEKIEEM from the coding sequence ATGAAAACAGAAATTATCCGCGCCCTGGCAAAATCCCTTGAAGAAGCAATTCCAGAAACCGATATAGAGCGTCTCATTGAAATACCCCCCTCAGAAGAAATGGGCGATTACGCATTCCCCTGCTTCAGCCTTGCGCGAGTGATGAAAAAAAATCCAGCCATGATTTCAACTGAGCTTGGAGAGAAAGTGGCCAAAACACTTGATGGTGTGGAAGTGAAATCTGTATCGGGGTATCTCAATTTCTTTATAGACAAAAAGAAACTCGTTTCAAGTGTTATGGATTCTGCCAGAAAAGATGATTTCGGTAAGCCCGGCACAAAGGAAAAAATCGTCATAGAATTCTCATCCCCCAACACCAATAAACCCCTTCACCTTGGGCATCTCCGTAATATGTCCATTGGAAACAGTGTTTCCAGGATTCTTGACTTCTGTGGTAATGATATTGTCCGAACAAGCATAAATAACGACCGGGGCGTGCATATCTGCAAATCGATGCTTGCATATCAAAGACTTGGAAAGGGTGAAACGCCCCAGAAAATCGGGAAAAAGCCGGATCATTTCGTAGGTGATTACTATGTGGCATTCAACAAGGAATCTTCTAAAGAACCCTCCTGGAGTGAAGATGCTCAGGAAATGCTCAGAAATTGGGAAAATGGGGATCCTGAAATTGTTGATTTGTGGAAAAAAATGAACACCTGGGCCTTTGATGGTTTCAAGGAGACATATCAGCGGTTTGGGATCGAGTTCGATACCGAATACTACGAAAGTGACATTTACAAAAACGGTAAAGAAATTGTCATGGAGGGGCTTAATAAGGGCTTGTTCAGCAGAAGGGATGACAATGCAATATATGCAGACCTTAGTGAGTATAATCTTGGAGAAAAGGTGCTGCTTCGCCCTGACGGGACATCGGTCTATATAGTTCAGGATCTCTACCTCGCTCTTCTCAAAGATGAACAGTTTAATTACGACAAGTCAATTTACGTGGTAGGAAATGAACAGGACCACCATTTTTCTGTCCTTAAGGCTATCTTCAAAAAACTTGGATTCAGTATAGCAGAAAAAATCATCCACCTCTCTTATGGTATGGTAGAGTTGCCTGAAGGTAAAATGAAATCCAGAGAAGGCACTGTGGTTGATGCAGATGACCTTATTACAGAAACCCAGGAATTAGCCAGAAATGAACTGGTGAAACGGTATGAACTAAGCGAATCTGAACTTTCAGACAGAAGTCTTAAAATTGCGCTCGCAGCGATCAAATACCAACTTCTAAAAGTTGACATAACCAAAAATATGGTCTTTGATCCAAAAAAGGCGATCAGCTTTGAAGGTGATACCGGCCCCTATCTTCTATACAGCTATGCAAGATCCTCCAGCATTCTTCGTAAAAAAAGTGCACCACAAGGTTTCGAAATCGGCCAGCCCGAGCCATCAGAAATTAAACTTGCCAAGAAAATCTCTCTCTTCCCCACAGCAGTTGCGTATGCCGCCCAGAAAATGTCACCCACGGTTATCGCCGGTTTCGCTTTTGAACTGGCCCAGAGTTTTAATGAGTTTTATCACAACTGCCAGGTTATAAACAGTGAATCTGAAGCATTCAGGCTCAATCTGGTTTCACTTTTCAGATCGACCCTGAGCAAATCCCTTGATATGTTGGGGATCGAGAAAATAGAAGAGATGTAA
- a CDS encoding Beta-lysine acetyltransferase, with product MEKKLTKPDTIKQIGKSVIQHGILNDRVYIMKIDSSDSTPVISEALTLAEKNQYSKVFAKVPAQFCETFKKHGFISEACIKRPQNAGGDMFFMSVYCKDWRKEYNDYNICSSNLSALENCQIKALDKLPEDLNIEECSVDYAEEMAQVYSIVFESYPFPIDNPEYIRKTIDEGIRYFCIKNSDNKIIALSSVEIDPLSNSAEMTDFATLPEARGKNCAAHLLRLMEEKIPSTTTPYTIARAVSYPMNSVFARNGYTFAGTLRKNTQIGDTLEDMNVWYKAARQ from the coding sequence ATGGAAAAAAAATTAACCAAACCAGATACAATTAAACAAATCGGAAAGTCTGTCATTCAGCATGGGATTCTCAATGACAGGGTGTACATCATGAAGATTGACTCTTCAGACAGCACGCCTGTTATAAGTGAAGCTCTGACACTGGCAGAAAAGAACCAGTACAGCAAGGTTTTTGCAAAAGTTCCCGCTCAGTTCTGTGAAACTTTTAAAAAGCATGGCTTCATTTCAGAAGCCTGTATAAAGCGTCCTCAGAATGCCGGAGGGGATATGTTTTTCATGTCAGTTTATTGCAAGGACTGGAGAAAAGAGTATAATGACTATAATATCTGCAGCTCTAATCTCAGTGCACTTGAAAACTGTCAGATAAAAGCACTGGACAAGCTACCGGAAGACCTCAACATCGAAGAGTGCAGTGTTGACTATGCTGAGGAGATGGCACAGGTGTATAGTATCGTGTTTGAATCATATCCTTTTCCGATAGATAATCCTGAATATATTAGAAAAACAATAGATGAGGGTATAAGATACTTTTGCATCAAAAACTCTGATAACAAAATTATCGCTCTCTCTTCTGTTGAGATAGACCCTCTTAGCAACTCTGCAGAAATGACTGACTTTGCAACTCTGCCCGAGGCAAGAGGGAAAAACTGTGCTGCTCATCTGCTCAGACTTATGGAAGAAAAAATCCCATCTACAACAACTCCCTACACCATTGCAAGAGCTGTTTCCTATCCCATGAATTCAGTTTTTGCACGCAATGGATACACCTTTGCAGGAACGCTAAGGAAAAATACCCAAATAGGTGATACACTGGAAGATATGAATGTGTGGTACAAAGCTGCCCGTCAATAA
- a CDS encoding Lysine 2,3-aminomutase: MICKTKNIRQSIGKRTKNRGKTIPALKERQLRITKQIGSDNVETSWKDWRWQVRHAVRTIDQFEKLSGIKFSAEKKEELHKVTETFPLSITPYYLSLIDNENYETDPIFTQAFPSINELDLDRCDIRDPLSEDKDSPVTGVTHRYPDRVLFHISNTCAMYCRHCTRKRKVGDEDTIPSRENIKKGIDYIKSNPRIRDVLLSGGDPFLLSDSSLDWILGELGNISHVEVVRIGTRTPVVLPYRITDDLVNVLKKHHPVWINTHFNHPREVTPSAKAALARLADAGIPLGNQSVLLAGVNDCPRIMKRLVHLLVHNRVRPYYLYQCDLSEGLSHFRTPVGKGIEIIESLIGHTSGFAVPTYVIDAPGGGGKIPVMPYYLISLSTNKVVLRNYEGVITTYQEPDSYQRYFCNRECGTCNLHLKLDEGSEYNSEGIFKLLSDFDDTIALTPENNERHARRKKIKPSTPKKQ, translated from the coding sequence ATGATCTGCAAAACTAAGAATATACGTCAATCTATCGGCAAAAGAACAAAAAACAGAGGAAAAACTATTCCCGCCCTCAAAGAACGTCAACTACGCATAACAAAACAGATAGGTTCTGACAATGTTGAAACATCCTGGAAAGACTGGCGCTGGCAGGTACGTCATGCGGTACGGACTATTGATCAGTTTGAAAAGCTGAGCGGGATAAAATTTTCAGCAGAAAAAAAAGAGGAACTGCACAAAGTTACAGAAACGTTTCCGTTATCTATTACCCCCTATTATTTATCTCTGATTGACAACGAAAACTACGAAACAGATCCAATCTTCACCCAGGCATTCCCCAGTATAAACGAACTCGATCTTGACCGCTGTGATATACGGGACCCGCTATCCGAAGACAAGGACAGTCCTGTCACAGGAGTCACTCACCGTTACCCTGACAGAGTACTGTTTCATATAAGTAATACTTGTGCCATGTACTGCAGGCACTGCACCCGCAAACGCAAAGTGGGTGATGAGGACACCATTCCAAGCCGTGAAAACATCAAAAAAGGGATAGACTACATCAAGAGTAATCCCAGAATCAGAGATGTGCTGCTTTCAGGAGGTGATCCGTTTCTTTTGTCTGACAGCAGCCTCGACTGGATACTTGGTGAGCTTGGAAATATAAGCCATGTTGAAGTAGTGAGAATCGGTACAAGAACTCCTGTTGTTCTGCCCTATCGTATTACTGACGATCTTGTAAACGTTTTGAAAAAACATCACCCGGTATGGATCAATACCCATTTCAATCACCCAAGAGAAGTTACCCCTTCTGCCAAAGCAGCGCTTGCCCGTTTGGCTGACGCAGGAATTCCACTTGGCAACCAGTCCGTACTACTTGCAGGAGTAAATGATTGTCCCCGTATCATGAAAAGACTGGTACACCTTCTTGTTCACAACAGGGTCCGTCCCTACTACCTATACCAGTGCGATCTTTCCGAAGGTCTTTCACATTTCAGAACCCCTGTAGGAAAGGGAATAGAGATTATTGAAAGTCTTATTGGTCACACCAGTGGTTTTGCAGTGCCGACCTATGTGATTGATGCTCCCGGAGGAGGAGGAAAAATCCCTGTAATGCCATATTATCTTATTTCTCTGTCTACAAACAAGGTGGTCCTGAGAAATTATGAAGGGGTCATAACTACCTATCAGGAACCCGACAGCTACCAGCGCTATTTTTGCAACAGAGAGTGTGGCACCTGTAATCTTCACCTTAAACTCGATGAGGGGTCAGAATACAACAGCGAAGGAATTTTCAAACTGCTCAGTGACTTTGATGATACCATAGCACTCACACCGGAAAACAATGAAAGACATGCCAGAAGAAAAAAAATCAAACCTTCTACACCTAAAAAACAGTAA
- a CDS encoding putative aminopeptidase encodes MRAEKIEDVLACEDLSSESEQFLTLVLEIREYAIDTLGLKNNSNYLRYVATDRDYMVDVVSAAKDDSFEMYRWWFPFFGRFPYKGYFEKKDALREAARLERKGYDVHVGQARAFSTLGFFSDPVYSFMKKYTVYELASLIIHEQVHATVFLKDQIQFNEEIATFIGNTGGLYFVEKKFGRDSKEYNSALLMQRDSEVFVDLIRSLHNELDEVYNSETDREEKLTKKEKIVENFKEYVTLNYDAYFQTGNYKGLSGADINNAFIASRMTYTLDLSLYEKLYEVEQRNLRAFVSRIKELKNYRGDPKEYIKNNMLNNE; translated from the coding sequence ATGAGAGCGGAAAAGATCGAAGATGTTCTTGCATGTGAAGATCTGTCTTCTGAATCGGAACAGTTTCTGACTCTGGTGCTGGAGATAAGGGAATACGCAATCGATACTCTCGGGCTAAAGAATAATAGTAATTATCTGAGATATGTCGCTACTGACAGAGATTATATGGTTGATGTTGTCAGCGCTGCAAAAGATGACAGTTTTGAGATGTATAGGTGGTGGTTTCCTTTTTTCGGGAGGTTTCCCTACAAAGGGTATTTTGAGAAAAAAGATGCCCTGCGGGAAGCTGCGCGGCTTGAGAGAAAGGGGTATGATGTTCATGTCGGGCAGGCAAGGGCATTCAGCACGCTTGGGTTCTTTTCTGATCCGGTATACTCATTTATGAAGAAATACACCGTCTACGAACTCGCCTCACTTATTATTCACGAACAGGTACATGCAACAGTATTTCTTAAAGATCAGATTCAGTTTAATGAAGAAATTGCAACCTTTATCGGCAACACCGGAGGGTTGTATTTTGTTGAAAAAAAATTTGGCAGAGACTCAAAAGAATACAATAGTGCGCTTCTAATGCAGAGAGATTCTGAAGTGTTTGTGGATTTAATCCGTTCTTTACACAATGAGCTTGATGAGGTTTATAATTCGGAGACTGACCGGGAAGAAAAACTTACAAAAAAAGAAAAGATCGTAGAAAATTTCAAGGAATATGTAACTCTCAACTATGATGCCTATTTTCAAACAGGAAACTACAAAGGACTTTCAGGTGCGGATATCAACAATGCGTTTATTGCATCCCGTATGACCTATACGCTTGATCTCTCGCTTTATGAAAAACTCTACGAAGTCGAACAAAGAAACTTAAGGGCATTTGTTTCCCGGATAAAGGAACTGAAAAATTACAGGGGGGATCCAAAAGAGTACATAAAAAACAATATGCTCAACAACGAGTAG
- a CDS encoding Trk system potassium uptake protein TrkA, whose translation MRKGKRHVCVIGLGFFGAGLARALSKNSEVLAIDNSLPRVNDISDHVQRALAIDVKDFNAISAVISDDTDEAIVSIGEDLEASILCTLYLKRLGVPYIRAKASSDEHAEILRSIGADHVIFPEVETAQRVALKIINPNLMDLITLSEGYCISDLTSPSHFTGETLADLHIRNKYNVLVIAIKKNKDTIDTFLPPPDYIIKQGDILEVLGKKEDVLSICE comes from the coding sequence ATGAGAAAAGGCAAAAGGCATGTTTGCGTTATCGGATTGGGATTTTTTGGAGCAGGTCTGGCCCGCGCACTGTCAAAAAACAGCGAAGTACTGGCAATTGACAACAGTTTGCCCCGGGTCAATGACATAAGCGATCATGTCCAACGTGCACTTGCTATTGATGTGAAAGATTTTAACGCAATCTCAGCGGTTATATCTGATGACACAGATGAGGCAATTGTCAGCATAGGTGAAGACCTTGAAGCAAGTATTCTCTGTACATTATATCTCAAGAGACTTGGCGTACCCTACATCAGGGCAAAGGCAAGCAGTGATGAGCATGCCGAAATTTTAAGATCTATTGGTGCTGATCACGTCATCTTTCCTGAAGTGGAAACAGCCCAAAGAGTTGCATTAAAAATTATTAACCCTAACCTTATGGACCTTATCACACTAAGTGAGGGCTACTGTATAAGCGATCTCACCAGCCCCTCTCATTTTACAGGAGAGACTCTGGCCGATCTTCATATCAGAAACAAGTATAATGTACTGGTTATAGCGATAAAGAAAAACAAAGACACCATAGATACTTTTCTCCCACCACCGGACTATATTATAAAACAGGGTGATATTCTGGAAGTGCTGGGGAAAAAGGAAGATGTATTGTCGATTTGTGAGTAA
- a CDS encoding Potassium uptake protein, integral membrane component, KtrB, with protein sequence MVISCQSFNITLSGTKRRRNIYCNISKTDPIQYSKMKLTDLSAATTLTHRLKPEALLALSFLLVILLGTVLLYLPFSTHNEISLLDALFTSTSATCVTGLIVVDTGTDFTFFGQTIILLLFQFGGIGVMSFAALAFYMLGIRLSLRAQEATSSAIVQSEIASEVKPMFVKIIKLIFTFEIIGALILFFGFLPYTNVTGALWSAVFHSVSAFCNAGFSLYPDSLIGFRDSFIVLTTISILIIVGGIGYPVLSNLSKFYNRKISTNGSLRILTLHTKVTILTTVLLLVMGALFLFAFEMEPGDTILQRASLSIFQSITARTAGFNTTEIGLLPGASLFIIIILMFIGGSPGSCAGGIKTTTFTLWMAQMWSRIHEGYGTQLFGRYIPHEIIRRASTIIGIAIWWNILGLFILLATQSHTISFKEMLFEQISAFGTVGLSTGITPSLNAVGRLWIIATMYIGRVGPLTIIVLMLRRKPQIRYPEGRIMVG encoded by the coding sequence TTGGTTATTTCCTGCCAATCTTTTAATATCACATTATCTGGCACAAAGAGGCGCAGAAACATATATTGTAACATTTCAAAAACAGACCCTATCCAATATTCGAAAATGAAATTAACAGATCTGTCAGCTGCAACAACACTTACTCATCGTTTAAAGCCAGAAGCACTACTTGCCCTGTCGTTTTTGCTGGTGATTCTTCTTGGAACAGTTTTGCTTTATCTGCCCTTTTCAACCCACAATGAAATATCTCTTCTGGATGCCCTTTTCACTTCTACCTCTGCGACCTGTGTAACCGGTCTTATTGTGGTAGATACAGGCACAGATTTCACTTTTTTTGGACAGACAATAATCCTTCTGCTGTTTCAATTCGGGGGAATAGGGGTAATGAGTTTTGCTGCGCTGGCGTTTTATATGCTTGGAATCCGCCTTTCTCTTCGTGCTCAGGAAGCCACCAGCAGTGCAATCGTACAGAGCGAAATTGCATCCGAAGTTAAACCTATGTTTGTCAAAATCATTAAACTCATTTTCACCTTTGAAATTATTGGTGCTTTGATCCTGTTCTTTGGATTTCTGCCATACACAAACGTTACCGGGGCTTTGTGGTCTGCTGTTTTTCACTCTGTTTCTGCTTTCTGCAACGCAGGATTTTCCCTCTACCCAGACAGTCTAATCGGATTCAGAGATAGTTTTATAGTACTCACCACAATAAGTATACTGATAATTGTAGGCGGAATCGGGTACCCTGTACTTTCCAATTTAAGTAAGTTTTATAACAGGAAAATTAGCACAAACGGCTCCTTGAGGATCCTTACTCTACATACCAAAGTGACAATACTGACAACTGTTCTTCTTCTGGTCATGGGAGCCTTATTTCTGTTTGCGTTCGAAATGGAACCGGGCGATACCATATTGCAAAGAGCATCTCTTTCAATTTTTCAATCGATTACCGCAAGAACAGCAGGATTCAACACTACAGAGATCGGACTTCTACCCGGGGCATCTCTGTTCATAATAATAATATTGATGTTTATAGGAGGATCCCCAGGCTCCTGTGCCGGTGGTATCAAAACAACAACATTTACCCTGTGGATGGCCCAGATGTGGTCGAGAATTCATGAAGGGTACGGTACTCAGCTGTTCGGAAGATATATTCCCCATGAGATTATCAGGCGCGCCTCGACCATCATTGGTATCGCAATATGGTGGAATATTTTAGGCCTGTTTATCCTGCTTGCAACTCAGTCCCACACCATTTCATTTAAAGAAATGCTCTTCGAGCAAATTTCTGCATTCGGGACAGTAGGTCTCAGCACAGGAATAACTCCCTCACTCAACGCCGTTGGTAGACTGTGGATCATTGCGACAATGTATATAGGCCGTGTAGGCCCATTGACAATTATTGTTCTTATGCTTAGAAGAAAACCTCAAATCAGATATCCTGAAGGAAGGATCATGGTAGGATGA